From Denitrovibrio acetiphilus DSM 12809, the proteins below share one genomic window:
- a CDS encoding tRNA (5-methylaminomethyl-2-thiouridine)(34)-methyltransferase MnmD — protein sequence MHCLVPLKGKNKPLHTADGSMSLYSMEYHEGYRAKSVGAYTESLHKFYHASCIGELLKKQDVRLLDICLGGGSNLSVTLDKIADIDTPYKLHIVTVERQASLFETIMDTPYLWPLRGYNILRELIVNANHKNVRLDIAIGDAREILSKLMWSFDVIYFDPFGKRKNPEMWTVEVFRQLHRLCSDKAKVVTYSSGKVIRQDFVAAGFKFTSTPKPEGAFQEGTVFSKE from the coding sequence ATGCACTGTTTAGTCCCGTTAAAAGGTAAAAATAAGCCGCTGCACACAGCAGACGGCTCCATGTCGCTTTACAGCATGGAATACCACGAAGGTTACAGGGCAAAGAGTGTCGGTGCATATACCGAGAGTCTCCATAAATTCTATCATGCATCTTGCATTGGTGAGCTGCTGAAAAAGCAGGATGTGCGTCTGCTTGACATATGCCTTGGGGGCGGAAGCAATCTTTCTGTCACGCTGGACAAAATTGCAGACATAGACACCCCGTACAAACTCCATATCGTAACCGTCGAAAGACAAGCTTCGCTGTTTGAAACAATAATGGACACGCCTTATCTATGGCCTCTGAGGGGATATAATATCCTCAGGGAACTCATAGTCAACGCAAACCACAAAAATGTCCGGCTGGACATAGCCATTGGCGACGCAAGAGAAATTCTCAGTAAACTCATGTGGAGTTTTGACGTGATATATTTTGACCCTTTCGGGAAAAGAAAAAATCCGGAAATGTGGACAGTAGAGGTTTTCCGGCAACTCCACAGGCTATGCTCAGACAAAGCAAAAGTGGTGACATATTCATCAGGAAAAGTCATACGTCAGGACTTTGTAGCAGCAGGCTTCAAGTTCACAAGTACGCCAAAACCCGAAGGAGCTTTTCAGGAAGGTACGGTCTTTTCAAAAGAATGA
- the nadB gene encoding L-aspartate oxidase yields the protein MNTNFYDYLVLGSGVAGLRAAIELSGHGRVAVVTKCFLGESSSEYAQGGVAVALSDDDDISLHIEDTLRAGDGLCDLKAVSTLVEEGPQYIKQLISWGAKFDMHGSLLDFTREAAHSVKRIIHAKGDATGHEIVRTLKEHSAGIENIEKLEYTYALDFIKDAPDSVAGVIALNEKTGEISLYYAKAVIVATGGAGRLYTRTTNPEVVTGDGMAMAFRAQAVMRDMEFFQFHPTGLTVEGAPAFLLSEAMRGEGGVLKNKYMERFCTKYHPDGELAPRDVVSRSIFFEMKETDSSHVFLDLSHLDSNFVKNRFPKIYSTCLEYGLDISKDPIPVSPAAHYFMGGILTDDWGRSTLKGLYACGEAACTGVHGANRLASNSLLEGVVYGGRSAKAAVKDNNNREVREQDIKIETILEIADPKKDLEAIHTCMWKNVSVSRNEADLDEAIAYLSGFLAQFDGKVAKNRATAELRNLATVGLLISKAAKERKGSRGAQYREDYPERIAENWHIYFENALFSPVKR from the coding sequence ATGAACACAAATTTTTACGACTATCTGGTCTTAGGCAGCGGCGTGGCTGGACTCAGAGCAGCAATAGAGCTCTCCGGTCACGGACGTGTTGCCGTGGTAACCAAATGCTTTCTAGGCGAAAGCTCATCAGAATATGCTCAGGGGGGGGTAGCAGTTGCTCTCTCTGACGACGACGACATCTCACTGCACATAGAAGACACTCTGCGTGCAGGCGACGGGCTCTGCGATCTCAAAGCTGTCTCCACACTCGTGGAGGAAGGACCGCAGTATATCAAACAGCTAATATCCTGGGGTGCGAAGTTCGATATGCACGGCAGCCTGCTGGACTTCACCAGAGAGGCGGCACACAGCGTCAAACGCATTATCCATGCAAAAGGGGACGCCACAGGGCATGAAATCGTACGCACTCTGAAAGAGCACTCCGCAGGCATAGAAAACATCGAAAAACTGGAATACACCTATGCGCTGGACTTCATCAAAGATGCTCCGGACAGTGTCGCAGGGGTGATCGCGCTGAACGAAAAAACAGGCGAAATAAGCCTCTACTATGCAAAAGCTGTCATTGTCGCCACAGGCGGCGCAGGCAGACTTTACACCAGAACAACCAACCCGGAGGTCGTCACCGGCGACGGAATGGCTATGGCATTCAGAGCTCAGGCTGTGATGCGTGACATGGAGTTCTTCCAGTTTCACCCCACAGGACTGACTGTTGAGGGCGCACCTGCGTTTCTGCTCAGCGAGGCGATGCGCGGTGAAGGCGGTGTTCTCAAAAATAAATACATGGAACGCTTCTGCACCAAATACCATCCGGACGGTGAGCTTGCCCCGAGAGACGTCGTGAGCCGCTCAATATTCTTTGAGATGAAAGAGACAGATTCGTCACACGTTTTCCTCGACCTGTCCCACCTAGACTCTAACTTTGTTAAAAACAGATTCCCAAAAATATATTCCACCTGTCTTGAATACGGACTGGATATTTCCAAAGACCCCATACCGGTCAGCCCCGCTGCTCACTACTTTATGGGGGGGATACTCACAGACGACTGGGGACGTTCCACGCTGAAAGGACTTTACGCCTGTGGTGAGGCAGCATGTACTGGCGTACACGGCGCAAACAGGCTGGCAAGCAATTCTCTCCTCGAAGGCGTTGTCTACGGAGGCAGAAGCGCAAAAGCAGCCGTCAAAGACAATAACAACAGGGAAGTAAGAGAACAGGACATCAAAATTGAAACCATACTGGAGATAGCAGACCCGAAAAAAGATCTGGAAGCTATACATACGTGCATGTGGAAAAACGTCAGCGTATCCAGAAACGAGGCAGACCTGGATGAAGCAATCGCTTACCTCAGCGGGTTTCTTGCTCAGTTCGATGGCAAAGTTGCTAAAAACAGAGCAACGGCAGAGCTGCGCAACCTCGCCACTGTGGGACTTCTGATCTCCAAAGCGGCAAAAGAACGCAAAGGGAGCAGAGGCGCGCAATACAGAGAAGATTATCCGGAAAGGATTGCCGAAAACTGGCACATATATTTTGAAAATGCACTGTTTAGTCCCGTTAAAAGGTAA
- a CDS encoding ArsR/SmtB family transcription factor, with translation MALRDCTEEELDNLLKFFKAMANPLRLEIARMICMEPRYSYEIEEHFECERSNITKHINILKNAGVIKPYKEGRKTLFVMQAKYIKSLLKCIDQERYLQFLKENENK, from the coding sequence ATGGCACTAAGAGACTGTACAGAAGAAGAACTCGACAACCTGCTGAAATTCTTTAAGGCAATGGCAAACCCGCTAAGGCTGGAGATCGCCAGAATGATATGCATGGAGCCAAGATACAGCTACGAGATAGAAGAACATTTCGAATGTGAACGCTCAAATATAACCAAACATATCAATATCTTGAAGAATGCAGGAGTCATCAAGCCGTATAAAGAAGGTCGTAAAACGCTCTTTGTCATGCAGGCGAAATATATAAAATCACTACTGAAATGCATTGATCAGGAAAGATACCTTCAGTTCCTCAAAGAGAACGAAAACAAATAA